In Bacillus alveayuensis, one genomic interval encodes:
- a CDS encoding acetone carboxylase gamma subunit (product_source=KO:K10856; cath_funfam=3.30.40.10; cog=COG4647; ko=KO:K10856; pfam=PF08882; smart=SM00184; superfamily=57850) — protein MTQYDRKTIEELIDGSIDFYKLKEMLSNFKDADRFDKYISILQERVPWDDPILLPAGLHLYIVQKQDGRRIVKCDCGHEFCEASDNWKLHALIYVRDTEAKMAELYPKMLAPDPEWQVIREYYCPNCASQLEVEAVTPWYPILKDFEPDIDAFYSEWLNRPLPQVK, from the coding sequence ATGACACAATATGATCGTAAAACGATTGAAGAGTTAATTGATGGATCGATTGATTTTTACAAATTAAAAGAAATGCTTTCAAATTTTAAGGATGCTGACCGATTTGACAAGTATATTAGCATCCTGCAGGAAAGGGTTCCGTGGGACGATCCAATATTGCTGCCAGCTGGACTTCACCTTTACATCGTTCAGAAGCAAGACGGCAGACGAATCGTAAAATGTGATTGCGGACATGAATTTTGTGAGGCTAGTGACAACTGGAAGCTGCATGCTCTCATCTATGTTCGTGATACGGAGGCAAAAATGGCGGAACTATATCCGAAAATGCTTGCACCAGATCCAGAGTGGCAAGTTATTCGTGAATACTATTGTCCGAACTGTGCGAGCCAGCTAGAGGTAGAAGCAGTCACACCATGGTACCCAATATTAAAAGATTTTGAGCCGGATATTGATGCTTTTTATAGCGAGTGGCTGAATCGTCCACTTCCTCAGGTGAAATAA
- a CDS encoding acetone carboxylase alpha subunit (product_source=KO:K10854; cog=COG0146; ko=KO:K10854; pfam=PF02538) — translation MTMTEKTLQNRQNIGWDGKTIKQMRKEVDEISRATGYYAGLRTLPLKETDPIRYEKIFSKLRGGVVHARETAKRVAASPIVEQEGELCFTLYTPEGDSIVTSTGIIIHVGTMGAAIKYMIQNDYEENPGIEDGDIFCNNDCQIGNVHPCDVHTIVPIFHDGELIGWVGGVTHVIDVGATAPGSMTVGPVTRYDDGYQVACRKIGKNDTLFKDWLIESQRSVRTTKYWLLDERTRIAGCHMIRDLVLDIIKEEGVDTYKHFIREVIEDGRRGFVNQVKTLLIPGKYRQVSFVDVPYKNLDVPPYARVNTIMHAPTELTVHKDGKFQIDFEGVNRWGWHSYNATPVSITSGIWVMMSQTLIPNDRVNDGAYYASQFDLPYGSWLNPDDIRTAHSYAWHFLVSAWSPLWRALSRNYFARGYLEEVNAGNANTSNWLQGGGYNQFNENHAVNSFESAAEGVGASAVRDGISHAAAIWNPEGDMGDMEIWELAEPLLYLGRSIKPNTAGYGKYRGGSGYETLRMVYGAKDWTMFFMGNGYMSSDCGLMGGYPAASGYRFEAHGTNLKERIEKRLPIPTGGDTDPDNPKYDHLMEAKEIIRDKQAITTETIFENYDLYLNYLRGGPGFGDPLERNPKMIEDDLNEGHLLPRYAESVYGAVVSQNEKGKYIVDEKATDKRRKEMRKERLKRGLPVKEWIKQERQKVINKEAAVQVRHMYAGSFALSEKFVNEFKEFWKLPNEWHLTEDELGVPTFGAKINRQKKS, via the coding sequence ATGACGATGACTGAAAAAACCTTACAAAACCGTCAAAATATTGGCTGGGACGGAAAAACGATCAAACAGATGCGCAAGGAAGTGGATGAAATTAGCCGAGCGACAGGATATTATGCAGGGTTAAGGACATTACCATTAAAAGAAACCGATCCGATCCGCTATGAAAAAATCTTTTCGAAATTGCGGGGAGGGGTTGTCCATGCAAGGGAAACGGCCAAAAGAGTAGCGGCTTCCCCGATTGTTGAGCAGGAAGGAGAATTATGCTTTACACTTTATACGCCAGAAGGAGATTCCATTGTCACTTCAACTGGAATTATCATTCACGTCGGGACGATGGGTGCAGCAATTAAATATATGATTCAAAATGATTATGAAGAAAATCCAGGTATTGAAGATGGAGATATATTTTGTAACAATGATTGCCAAATCGGAAATGTTCATCCATGTGACGTTCATACGATTGTCCCGATCTTTCACGATGGTGAGCTAATTGGTTGGGTTGGCGGGGTTACCCATGTCATCGATGTTGGCGCAACGGCACCAGGAAGTATGACAGTCGGTCCGGTTACCCGATATGATGATGGATACCAAGTGGCCTGCCGAAAAATCGGTAAAAACGATACGCTCTTTAAGGATTGGCTCATTGAAAGCCAGCGTTCTGTCCGAACAACAAAGTACTGGCTGCTTGATGAACGGACGCGCATTGCAGGCTGCCACATGATTAGGGATCTTGTCCTTGATATTATCAAGGAGGAAGGTGTTGACACATATAAGCATTTTATTCGAGAGGTGATTGAGGACGGACGCCGCGGCTTTGTTAATCAGGTGAAAACGTTGTTGATTCCGGGTAAATACCGCCAAGTTTCATTTGTGGACGTACCATATAAAAATCTTGATGTTCCACCTTACGCTCGCGTAAACACGATTATGCATGCACCGACTGAACTGACTGTTCACAAGGATGGCAAGTTTCAAATCGACTTCGAAGGGGTCAATCGATGGGGTTGGCACAGCTACAACGCAACGCCTGTTTCGATTACGAGCGGTATATGGGTTATGATGTCGCAAACTCTTATCCCGAACGATCGGGTAAATGACGGAGCTTATTATGCGAGCCAATTTGACCTACCATACGGATCATGGTTAAATCCAGACGATATTCGGACCGCACACAGCTATGCATGGCACTTCCTCGTGTCAGCGTGGAGTCCGTTATGGCGTGCACTTAGCCGCAACTACTTTGCCCGGGGATATTTGGAAGAAGTCAATGCTGGTAATGCGAATACGTCGAACTGGCTGCAAGGAGGCGGTTATAACCAATTTAATGAAAATCATGCCGTTAACAGCTTCGAATCAGCAGCTGAAGGTGTTGGAGCAAGTGCGGTTCGAGACGGTATCAGCCATGCAGCGGCGATCTGGAACCCTGAAGGCGATATGGGAGATATGGAAATTTGGGAGCTTGCCGAACCACTCCTTTATTTAGGCCGAAGCATTAAACCAAATACAGCAGGGTACGGAAAATACCGTGGCGGCAGCGGATACGAGACTTTACGGATGGTATATGGTGCGAAAGACTGGACGATGTTCTTTATGGGGAATGGCTACATGTCAAGTGACTGCGGTTTAATGGGCGGCTATCCAGCAGCATCTGGCTACCGTTTTGAAGCACATGGTACAAACTTGAAAGAACGAATTGAAAAGAGACTACCAATTCCAACAGGTGGAGATACTGACCCGGATAACCCGAAATATGATCATTTAATGGAAGCGAAGGAAATTATCCGCGATAAGCAAGCTATTACGACTGAAACCATTTTTGAAAATTACGATCTATATTTAAATTACCTTCGTGGGGGTCCTGGATTTGGAGATCCGCTTGAGCGCAATCCGAAAATGATTGAGGATGATTTAAATGAAGGACACCTGCTTCCGCGCTATGCTGAAAGCGTTTACGGTGCTGTTGTGAGTCAAAATGAAAAGGGTAAGTATATCGTTGATGAGAAAGCGACCGATAAGCGTCGGAAAGAAATGAGAAAAGAGCGTCTTAAGCGAGGACTTCCAGTAAAAGAATGGATAAAGCAGGAGAGACAAAAAGTTATCAACAAAGAAGCGGCTGTGCAAGTTCGACATATGTATGCAGGAAGCTTTGCTTTAAGTGAAAAATTTGTGAATGAGTTTAAAGAATTTTGGAAGCTTCCGAACGAATGGCATTTAACAGAAGACGAGTTAGGCGTGCCGACCTTTGGGGCGAAAATAAATCGCCAGAAAAAATCATAA